One genomic window of Ctenopharyngodon idella isolate HZGC_01 chromosome 18, HZGC01, whole genome shotgun sequence includes the following:
- the LOC127500228 gene encoding glucose-6-phosphate isomerase-like — MGLTSDPNFQNLEKWYKSNAANLKMRQMFEADKNRFQKFSLTLKTDEGDILLDYSKNLINEEVMKMLVELAKSRGVEASRDKMFSGEKINFTEGRAVLHVALRNRSNTPINVDGKDVMPEVNKVLEKMKGFCHKVRSGEWKGYTGKSITDVVNVGIGGSDLGPLMVTEALKPYSKGGPRVWFVSNIDGTHIAKTLAELNAETTLFIVASKTFTTQETITNAESAKEWFLQAAKDKSAVAKHFVALSTNGPKVKDFGIDPENMFEFWDWVGGRYSLWSAIGLSIALHIGYENFEKLLAGAHWMDTHFRTAPVDQNAPMLLALLGIWYINFFQAETHCLLPYDQYMHRFAAYFQQGDMESNGKYITTKGSQVNYHTGPIVWGEPGTNGQHAFYQLIHQGTRMVPADFLIPAQTQHPIRNSLHHKILVANFLAQTEALMKGKTTEEAKKELEAGGLSGEKLEKILPHKVFQGNKPTNSIIFKKLSPYTLGVLIAMYEHKIFIQGVMWEINSFDQWGVELGKQLAKKIEPELQDSAEVSSHDSSTNGLINFLKKNFA; from the exons ATGGGACTGACAAGCGACCCAAACTTCCAGAATCTGGAGAAATGGTACAAATCGAACGCCGCGAATCTCAAAATGAGGCAGATGTTCGAGGCTGATAAAAACCGGTTTCAAAAGTTCAG CTTAACTTTAAAAACAGATGAAGGAGACATTTTGCTGGATTACTCCAAGAACCTTATAAATGAAGAGGTTATGAAGATGCTCGTGGAGCTG GCAAAGTCTCGTGGTGTGGAAGCCTCCAGAGACAAGATGTTTTCAGGGGAAAAGATTAATTTCACTGAG GGTCGTGCTGTTCTCCACGTGGCCCTGAGGAACCGCTCAAACACACCCATAAACGTGGATGGGAAAGACGTGATGCCAGAGGTTAACAAGGTTCTGGAGAAGATGAAGGGCTTCTGTCAT AAAGTCCGCAGTGGCGAGTGGAAGGGTTACACCGGGAAATCCATCACTGATGTGGTCAATGTCGGCATCGGTGGATCTGATCTG ggtcCATTAATGGTGACAGAGGCTCTGAAGCCCTACTCTAAAGGCGGACCTCGGGTCTGGTTTGTGTCGAACATCGATGGAACGCACATCGCTAAGACTCTGGCTGAACTCAACGCTGAGACCACACTCTTCATCGTCGCATCGAAG ACATTCACGACTCAGGAAACTATCACAAACGCTGAGTCAGCGAAGGAATGGTTCCTGCAGGCCGCCAAAGAC AAATCTGCAGTTGCCAAGCATTTCGTGGCACTCTCCACCAATGGA CCTAAAGTGAAGGACTTCGGCATCGACCCGGAGAACATGTTTGAGTTTTGGGAC TGGGTCGGTGGACGATATTCCTTATGGTCTGCAATTGGACTGTCTATCGCACTGCATATCG GATACGAGAACTTTGAGAAGCTGTTGGCTGGAGCTCATTGGATG GACACTCATTTCCGTACGGCCCCTGTGGATCAGAACGCACCCATGCTGCTTGCTCTGTTGGGCATCTGGTACATCAATTTCTTCCAGGCGGAGACGCACTGCCTGCTGCCGTACGATCAGTACATGCACCGCTTCGCTGCGTACTTCCAACAG GGTGACATGGAGTCTAATGGAAAGTACATCACTACTAAGGGTAGCCAGGTGAACTATCACACCGGGCCGATCGTATGGGGTGAACCGGGAACTAACGGACAGCACGCTTTCTACCAGCTTATTCACCAAG GAACTCGTATGGTTCCTGCTGACTTCCTCATTCCTGCCCAGACTCAACATCCAATCAGAAACAGCCTTCACCACAAG ATCCTGGTGGCGAACTTCCTGGCACAGACGGAGGCCCTGATGAAGGGAAAGACGACAGAAGAGGCGAAGAAAGAGCTAGAAGCTGGAGGACTGAGCGGAGAGAAACTTGAGAAAATTCTACCACACAAA GTATTCCAAGGAAACAAGCCAACGAATTCCATCATCTTCAAAAAGTTGTCTCCGTATACTCTGGGCGTGCTGATTG CCATGTATGAACACAAGATCTTCATTCAGGGCGTCATGTGGGAAATTAACAGTTTTGATCAGTGGGG CGTGGAGCTCGGGAAACAGCTGGCAAAGAAGATCGAACCTGAGCTTCAGGATTCTGCTGAAGTCAGTTCTCACGATTCGTCCACGAACGGCCTCATCAACTTCCTCAAGAAGAACTTCGCTTGA